Part of the Rhizobium rosettiformans genome is shown below.
GTGACGCGGAGAGCGCGGTCGAGCAGGTGCATGGCAGACCCTCTGGATGGTTGAGAGTGACGGCGCCGCATTGGCTGGTCACCAGGGCCCTCGCCCCGCTTATGGTCGGGTTTCGAGAAACCTATCCAGAGGTCAAACTGCAACTGCTTCTCGACCACGACGTCAAGAACATCGTGCATGAGGATATCGATGTCGCCTGCCGCTTGTGGAACGGCCCCATGCCCGATTCCAACCTCGCCGCCCGTCGCCTTGCCGAAATTCAGACAGGCCTTTACGCGTCAAGGCAATACCTTCAGCAGCACGGAGTCCCAGAACATCCGTCGCAGCTGAAAGACCATGCCTGTCTGGTGACGCAATTGTTTTATGGGAAGCCTCAGCACTCATGGCCTTTGACAAGGCAGATTGAGGTCATGGATTTCCCGATCAACCCGGCGGTTGTCGCAACAGACCCGGAGGCCCTGTTCGAATTTCTGATCCGGGGACAGGGCATACAGCTCACCAATCCCCACCTCGTCCATCAAGCCGTGGAAACCGGCGACGTCGTCCGCATTCTCCCTGAATGGTCCGGACCCAGTGCCATATTGTATGCCGTCAGGGCCGGTGGACGCGTCCAGCCTCTTAAGGTGAGATCCTTCATCGACTATCTGAGTGAGAACCTCGGAAACGTGCTGCGGCTGACCTGAGCAGTCTATCTGCTCGATCCCTCATTGTAATCAAATCGCTGACAGCGCGATCAAGGTTCGGTGCCTAATCGCCCGAACGACCAGCACTTACTTTCATCCCGTAATCGCCGAGCGCATCGAATTGGCGCTGCTCGGTGAAAATGGATGAAGGATTTATCATGAACAGCGTAACACGACGAAACGTCCTCAAGGGGGCGTCCATGCTAGCCACGGTCGCGGCCATTTCAGGCGCCCCTTCCCTCACTTTCGCGGCTGCCCCCAAGCAACACTTTCAGTCGCCCGGTTTCTATAGGATGGCTCTGGGCGATCTGGAAATCACGGCACTCTCGGATGGCACACTGCCGCTCCCTCTTCCGGAAATGTATCGCGACGTGACCGCAGAGCAAGCCGCTCGACTGCTGCGCGCAGCCTACCGTGAAATTCCGACTGACACATCGGTCAACGCCTTCCTCGTCAATGATGGGCAGCGTCTCGTCCTCATCGATGCCGGGAGTGGAAACTACCTCGGGGCTGAGGCCGGGCATCTGTTCGCCAACCTGGAAGCGTCCGGCTACAAGGCCTCTGAGATTGATCATGTCATTCTGACCCATGTCCACACGGATCATTCCGGTGGCTTGGTCCAGGACGGGAAGCTCGTCTTTGAGAACGCGACCCTGCATGTTCCCGCGCGTGAACTCGAATTCTGGCTGAAGACCCCGGCAGAGGCGCGACCGGAAGGCTTGAACCAGCAGCTGTTTAAGGAGGCGGAGGAGTGCCTGCGGCCGTATCTTGAGCGGGGTCGGGTTGAAGTATTCCAGGATGATGAGGAGGTGATTTCGGGTTTCCAATCGATTCTGCGCCCTGGCCATACTCCGGGCCACAGCTCCAT
Proteins encoded:
- a CDS encoding MBL fold metallo-hydrolase — protein: MDEGFIMNSVTRRNVLKGASMLATVAAISGAPSLTFAAAPKQHFQSPGFYRMALGDLEITALSDGTLPLPLPEMYRDVTAEQAARLLRAAYREIPTDTSVNAFLVNDGQRLVLIDAGSGNYLGAEAGHLFANLEASGYKASEIDHVILTHVHTDHSGGLVQDGKLVFENATLHVPARELEFWLKTPAEARPEGLNQQLFKEAEECLRPYLERGRVEVFQDDEEVISGFQSILRPGHTPGHSSIVVESGGKKLVFWGDITHGDIVQFEQPEVTIEFDVDRSGAVRSRREAFAEAIAEGYLVAGAHIAFPGIGNVLKEGEHFDWMPVNYSDGEAGMVR
- a CDS encoding LysR family transcriptional regulator; translation: MSDTLAFVEVVERGSFTAAAESFRTSKARISKKVQDLEQRLGVKLLHRTTRNIRLTEAGSIYFDRCRDLARLIGDAESAVEQVHGRPSGWLRVTAPHWLVTRALAPLMVGFRETYPEVKLQLLLDHDVKNIVHEDIDVACRLWNGPMPDSNLAARRLAEIQTGLYASRQYLQQHGVPEHPSQLKDHACLVTQLFYGKPQHSWPLTRQIEVMDFPINPAVVATDPEALFEFLIRGQGIQLTNPHLVHQAVETGDVVRILPEWSGPSAILYAVRAGGRVQPLKVRSFIDYLSENLGNVLRLT